The following are encoded in a window of Esox lucius isolate fEsoLuc1 chromosome 14, fEsoLuc1.pri, whole genome shotgun sequence genomic DNA:
- the plpp1a gene encoding phospholipid phosphatase 1 isoform X2, protein MFEARGIPFILLDIACLFLAGLPFAILTPLHNPFKRGFFCSDDSIKYPLKEDTISYQLLGGIMVPVTVLTMIFGECLSVYLKHIQSKSSFSNTYFACVYKAIGTFLFGAAMSQSLTDIAKYSIGRLRPHFLAVCKPDWKLINCTAGVYIEDFTCNGEARLVNEGRLSFYSGHSSFSMYCMLFLALYIQARLQAEWARLLRPTLQFFLIAASVYTGLSRVSDYKHHWSDVLVGLIQGALMAILVVFFVSDFFKKRVSPQMAVDIPHNTLQETSTNGNHYDSSPS, encoded by the exons ATGTTCGAGGCGAGGGGGATTCCGTTTATTCTGCTAGACATTGCCTGTCTATTTCTCG CTGGACTCCCATTCGCAATACTCACACCACTACACAATCCCTTCAAACGGGGATTTTTCTGTAGTGACGATTCTATCAAGTACCCTCTTAAAGAAGACACCATATCCTATCAGTTGTTAGGTGGAATTATGGTACCCGTCACGGTATTGACT ATGATCTTTGGAGAGTGCCTGTCAGTCTACCTAAAGCACATCCAATCAAAGTCGTCTTTCAGCAACACGTATTTTGCCTGTGTTTACAAAGCCATTGGCACCTTCCTGTTCGGGGCCGCTATGAGCCAATCACTCACTGACATTGCCAAGTATTCGATTGGCCGGTTGCGACCGCACTTCCTAGCCGTGTGCAAGCCCGACTGGAAGCTGATCAACTGCACGGCTGGCGTGTACATTGAGGATTTCACGTGCAATGGGGAAGCGCGATTGGTCAACGAGGGCAG GTTGTCCTTCTATTCGGGCCACTCCTCCTTTTCCATGTACTGTATGCTGTTCCTGGCA TTGTACATCCAGGCGAGACTTCAGGCAGAGTGGGCCCGACTCCTGAGACCAACACTGCAGTTTTTCCTGATCGCGGCATCGGTCTACACTGGACTGTCTCGTGTGTCCGACTACAAACACCACTGGAGTGACGTCCTTGTTGGTCTGATACAGGGTGCACTCATGGCTATACTGGTG GTCTTTTTTGTGTCAGACTTCTTTAAGAAAAGGGTATCTCCTCAGATGGCTGTCGATATTCCCCACAACACCCTGCAGGAGACGTCCACTAATGGAAACCACTACGACAGCAGCCCCAGCTAA
- the plpp1a gene encoding phospholipid phosphatase 1 isoform X1 → MFEARGIPFILLDIACLFLGGLPLAAFNLGKIKPYQRGFFCNDESIRYPFHHGTVSSTVLYTVGFTLPICCMIFGECLSVYLKHIQSKSSFSNTYFACVYKAIGTFLFGAAMSQSLTDIAKYSIGRLRPHFLAVCKPDWKLINCTAGVYIEDFTCNGEARLVNEGRLSFYSGHSSFSMYCMLFLALYIQARLQAEWARLLRPTLQFFLIAASVYTGLSRVSDYKHHWSDVLVGLIQGALMAILVVFFVSDFFKKRVSPQMAVDIPHNTLQETSTNGNHYDSSPS, encoded by the exons ATGTTCGAGGCGAGGGGGATTCCGTTTATTCTGCTAGACATTGCCTGTCTATTTCTCG GGGGACTGCCCCTGGCAGCCTTTAACTTGGGCAAAATCAAGCCTTATCAGAGGGGCTTTTTCTGTAACGATGAGAGCATCCGATATCCCTTCCACCACGGCACAGTATCCTCCACTGTGCTCTACACAGTGGGCTTCACTCTGCCCATTTGCTGT ATGATCTTTGGAGAGTGCCTGTCAGTCTACCTAAAGCACATCCAATCAAAGTCGTCTTTCAGCAACACGTATTTTGCCTGTGTTTACAAAGCCATTGGCACCTTCCTGTTCGGGGCCGCTATGAGCCAATCACTCACTGACATTGCCAAGTATTCGATTGGCCGGTTGCGACCGCACTTCCTAGCCGTGTGCAAGCCCGACTGGAAGCTGATCAACTGCACGGCTGGCGTGTACATTGAGGATTTCACGTGCAATGGGGAAGCGCGATTGGTCAACGAGGGCAG GTTGTCCTTCTATTCGGGCCACTCCTCCTTTTCCATGTACTGTATGCTGTTCCTGGCA TTGTACATCCAGGCGAGACTTCAGGCAGAGTGGGCCCGACTCCTGAGACCAACACTGCAGTTTTTCCTGATCGCGGCATCGGTCTACACTGGACTGTCTCGTGTGTCCGACTACAAACACCACTGGAGTGACGTCCTTGTTGGTCTGATACAGGGTGCACTCATGGCTATACTGGTG GTCTTTTTTGTGTCAGACTTCTTTAAGAAAAGGGTATCTCCTCAGATGGCTGTCGATATTCCCCACAACACCCTGCAGGAGACGTCCACTAATGGAAACCACTACGACAGCAGCCCCAGCTAA